The Inediibacterium massiliense genome has a segment encoding these proteins:
- the nhaC gene encoding Na+/H+ antiporter NhaC: MKSDTNPRKPYMWEALVPIIGMAVIIVFSMLVLGLEPHIPIVISTVVAALMALRVGYDWNTIRDGMLESTFRALEALIIVMIVGMLIGTWVLSGSVPAMIYYGLDLISPKFFLPTGAILCAIVSLATGSAWTSSGTVGIALMGVAAGLGINPALAAGMIISGAYFGDKLSPLSDSTNVAAAAAETDLYDHVGAMMYTTIPSFIIAVIIYTVIGLNFQTGDFDTSNVELIQSTLSENFNISPWLLIPPVFVFITAIKKVPAIPSLLGAATLGGIWAFVFQGVSFKEILLAFHYGYESQTGVEVVDKLLTRGGVNAMMWTISLIIFALCFGGILEKAGFTEVILEKVIKKVKTVGGLVTTTIITGIICDFVLTDQYLANIIPGRMYYKAYDEMGLERRFLSRTLEDGGSLWSPMFPWNGCGAYQSATLGVSTFAYFPYAFLNLVNPFIAIIMAYMGIAVFYRKDKKEALESVHKE, from the coding sequence ATGAAAAGTGACACAAATCCAAGGAAACCCTATATGTGGGAAGCATTAGTCCCAATTATAGGAATGGCAGTAATCATTGTTTTTTCCATGTTGGTGCTGGGATTGGAGCCTCATATCCCCATAGTGATCTCTACTGTAGTAGCGGCTTTGATGGCTTTAAGGGTAGGATATGATTGGAATACCATTAGAGATGGTATGCTTGAGAGTACTTTTAGAGCTTTAGAAGCATTAATTATTGTTATGATTGTTGGAATGTTAATTGGTACTTGGGTATTGTCTGGATCTGTACCAGCTATGATCTACTATGGATTAGATCTTATTTCCCCTAAATTTTTTCTTCCGACAGGAGCTATATTATGTGCTATTGTATCATTAGCTACAGGAAGTGCATGGACATCTTCTGGAACTGTAGGGATTGCATTGATGGGAGTAGCAGCAGGATTAGGAATCAATCCTGCATTAGCAGCTGGGATGATCATTTCTGGAGCATATTTTGGAGACAAATTATCTCCATTGTCAGACAGTACAAATGTAGCTGCAGCCGCTGCGGAAACAGATTTGTATGATCACGTAGGTGCTATGATGTATACTACGATACCAAGCTTTATTATTGCAGTGATTATCTATACGGTTATAGGATTAAACTTTCAAACTGGTGACTTTGATACCTCTAATGTTGAGTTAATTCAAAGTACTTTATCTGAAAACTTTAATATTTCACCATGGTTATTGATACCACCTGTATTTGTTTTCATTACTGCTATTAAAAAGGTCCCTGCAATACCATCCCTTCTAGGAGCTGCAACACTAGGAGGAATATGGGCTTTTGTATTCCAAGGAGTTTCTTTTAAAGAAATACTTTTAGCTTTCCACTATGGATATGAGTCACAAACAGGCGTAGAAGTAGTAGATAAGTTATTGACTCGTGGTGGTGTAAATGCTATGATGTGGACCATATCACTCATTATCTTTGCATTGTGCTTTGGTGGAATTTTAGAAAAAGCAGGATTTACAGAGGTTATTTTAGAAAAGGTTATTAAAAAGGTAAAAACTGTTGGAGGACTAGTAACTACTACAATTATTACAGGAATTATATGTGACTTTGTATTGACAGATCAATACTTAGCAAATATTATACCTGGTAGAATGTATTATAAAGCTTATGATGAAATGGGTCTTGAAAGACGTTTTCTATCAAGAACTTTAGAAGATGGTGGCTCACTATGGTCTCCTATGTTTCCTTGGAATGGATGTGGAGCTTATCAATCAGCTACATTAGGAGTAAGTACATTTGCTTATTTCCCTTATGCATTTTTGAATTTAGTAAATCCTTTTATAGCGATTATTATGGCTTATATGGGGATAGCAGTATTTTATAGAAAAGATAAAAAAGAAGCTTTGGAAAGTGTACATAAAGAGTAA
- a CDS encoding biotin transporter BioY: MKEKYSLKEICITSIFTAITAVLSQIAIPIPFSPIPFAPQIFAIYLSGIILGKKLGCLSQMIYVVLGGMGLPVFSNFSGGMQSILGPTGGFIISFPIIAYIIGYVSENNKSIWMKSVILSFALFVSYSMGIIQLSIVTKMSIQKSTFLMLPYIPLDIVKIILAYGIGTKVKKRLMKAGFEI, translated from the coding sequence ATGAAAGAAAAATATTCATTAAAAGAAATATGCATTACGTCTATTTTTACAGCCATTACAGCAGTTCTGAGTCAAATAGCTATTCCCATTCCATTTAGTCCTATACCCTTTGCCCCACAAATTTTTGCGATTTATTTATCAGGAATTATTTTAGGGAAAAAATTAGGATGTTTATCACAAATGATTTATGTGGTTCTGGGAGGCATGGGATTACCTGTATTTTCAAATTTTTCAGGAGGAATGCAAAGTATTTTAGGACCTACTGGAGGGTTTATTATAAGTTTTCCTATTATTGCATACATTATAGGATATGTCTCTGAAAATAATAAAAGTATTTGGATGAAAAGTGTTATTTTATCTTTCGCATTGTTTGTTTCATATAGTATGGGAATTATTCAACTTTCTATAGTTACTAAAATGTCTATCCAAAAATCTACTTTTTTAATGTTGCCATATATTCCTTTAGATATTGTAAAAATTATTTTAGCTTATGGAATTGGAACTAAAGTAAAGAAACGTCTTATGAAAGCAGGTTTTGAGATATAA